In Salinigranum marinum, one DNA window encodes the following:
- a CDS encoding FAD-binding and (Fe-S)-binding domain-containing protein translates to MASNTDSTGSPAGDPREGANFDYVSDDVARPALVEDLEGIVEGDVRFDSYTRQLYATDASAYERTPIGVVMPRSTDDVAAVMRYCARREIPVLPRGGGTSLAGQTVNEAVVLDFTRHMNAVVDVDLDAETARAQAGTYLGDLNRELEPYGLKFAPDPAWGDKSALGGAIGNNSTGAHSLKYGKTDYYIEECTAVLADGSIERFGEMAVEELRERAEADSDEILPRVYAQVVRILDDEADEIESRYPDLKRNVSGYNLDMLVDEARGERRTADDTGIDPDSEPGTVNLARLLAGSEGTLAIVTEATVSLAPVPNTASVALLTYDSVLDAMEDVAPILDHDPAAVEVMDDVLLDLARDTAEFRDVVGLLPEGTSSVLLVEFYAEDDADGRQQVADLVADRVPDGDSVATPSEEAAETTAKPKTAVGAMEAHDAETRAKFWKMRKSGLPILLSRTTDEKHIAYIEDTAIPAENLPAYVAEFQEILAEHDTFASYYAHAGPGVLHIRPLINTKTAAGVETFEAIADAVTDLVVKYGGSVSGEHGDGRARTQWNRKLYGDRLWGVFRDLKSAFDPDWLLNPGNVCGDHDMTEHLRFSPDYEFDAGFDTALNWENENGFQGMAELCHGCAGCRGPQETTGGVMCPTFRAAEEEIQSTRGRANMLRQAMSGAFDDDEIFTDEFVHEVLDLCIGCKGCSKDCPSEVDMAKMKAEVTHEYHQRNGSSLRDRVFANVETLSKLGSAFAPVSNLATKLPGSGWLMEKTLGIAAERSLPAFASESLETWFEKRGGATVPADEAVRRALLFPDTYTNYNHPEAGKAAVRALEAAGVHVRIPDGVAGSGRPPHSKGFLDRAREDAERNVEVLAPLVGDGWDVVVVEPSDAVMFQSDYLDLLSGSEVEAVAANSYGVMEYVDTFSLLDGVGTVDPGESLTYHGHCHQKSTNKDHHAVGVLRRAGYEVDPLDSTCCGMAGSFGYEAEHYAMSKAIASILYEQVDASAGETVVAPGASCRSQLGDHEGREPPHPVEKLAAALA, encoded by the coding sequence ATGGCGAGTAACACGGACAGCACCGGATCGCCGGCCGGCGATCCACGGGAGGGGGCGAACTTCGACTACGTCTCCGACGACGTGGCTCGACCGGCGCTGGTCGAGGACCTCGAAGGGATCGTCGAGGGAGACGTCCGGTTCGACTCCTACACACGACAGCTGTACGCGACCGACGCCTCGGCGTACGAGCGCACGCCGATCGGCGTGGTGATGCCGCGGTCGACGGACGACGTCGCCGCGGTGATGCGCTACTGTGCCCGGCGCGAGATCCCCGTGCTGCCCCGCGGCGGCGGAACCTCGCTGGCGGGGCAGACGGTGAACGAGGCGGTCGTCCTCGACTTCACCAGGCACATGAACGCGGTCGTCGATGTCGATCTCGACGCCGAGACCGCGCGGGCGCAGGCCGGCACCTACCTCGGCGACCTCAACCGGGAACTCGAACCGTACGGGCTGAAGTTCGCGCCCGATCCGGCGTGGGGCGACAAGAGCGCGCTCGGGGGGGCCATCGGCAACAACTCCACCGGTGCGCACTCGCTGAAGTACGGCAAGACGGACTACTACATCGAGGAGTGCACGGCCGTGCTCGCCGACGGGAGCATCGAGCGGTTCGGCGAGATGGCGGTGGAGGAACTCCGCGAGCGCGCCGAGGCCGACAGCGACGAGATCCTGCCCCGCGTCTACGCGCAGGTCGTCCGGATCCTCGACGACGAGGCCGACGAGATCGAATCGAGATACCCCGACCTGAAGCGCAACGTCTCGGGGTACAACCTCGACATGCTCGTCGACGAGGCCCGCGGGGAGCGACGGACGGCCGACGACACGGGGATCGACCCCGATTCGGAGCCCGGAACCGTGAACCTCGCGCGCCTCCTCGCGGGGAGCGAGGGGACGCTCGCGATCGTCACCGAGGCGACCGTCTCGCTCGCGCCCGTCCCGAACACGGCGTCTGTCGCGCTGCTCACCTACGACAGCGTCCTCGACGCGATGGAGGACGTCGCGCCCATCCTCGACCACGACCCGGCCGCGGTCGAGGTGATGGACGACGTGCTGCTCGATCTGGCCCGCGACACCGCGGAGTTCCGCGACGTCGTGGGGCTGCTCCCGGAGGGGACCAGTTCGGTCCTCCTCGTGGAGTTCTACGCCGAGGACGACGCCGACGGCAGACAGCAGGTGGCTGACCTCGTCGCGGACCGCGTCCCCGACGGAGACTCGGTGGCGACGCCGAGCGAGGAGGCCGCGGAGACGACCGCGAAGCCGAAGACGGCCGTGGGGGCGATGGAGGCACACGACGCCGAGACGCGCGCGAAGTTCTGGAAGATGCGCAAGTCGGGCCTGCCGATCCTCCTCTCGCGGACCACCGACGAGAAACACATCGCCTACATCGAAGACACGGCCATCCCCGCGGAGAACCTCCCGGCGTACGTCGCGGAGTTCCAGGAGATCCTCGCGGAGCACGACACGTTCGCCAGCTACTACGCCCACGCGGGCCCCGGCGTGCTCCACATTCGCCCGCTAATCAACACCAAGACCGCGGCGGGCGTCGAGACGTTCGAGGCCATCGCCGACGCCGTGACCGACCTCGTCGTGAAGTACGGCGGATCGGTGTCGGGCGAACACGGCGACGGTCGCGCCCGCACCCAGTGGAACCGGAAGCTGTACGGCGACCGCCTCTGGGGCGTGTTCCGCGACCTGAAGTCGGCGTTCGACCCCGACTGGCTCCTCAACCCCGGCAACGTCTGCGGCGACCACGACATGACCGAACACCTCCGCTTCTCGCCCGACTACGAGTTCGACGCCGGCTTCGATACGGCGTTGAACTGGGAGAACGAGAACGGCTTTCAGGGGATGGCGGAGCTCTGTCACGGCTGTGCGGGCTGTCGCGGGCCACAGGAGACCACGGGCGGCGTGATGTGTCCGACGTTCCGCGCCGCGGAAGAAGAGATCCAGTCCACCAGAGGGAGGGCGAACATGCTCCGGCAGGCCATGTCGGGCGCGTTCGACGACGACGAGATCTTCACTGACGAGTTCGTCCACGAGGTGCTTGACCTCTGTATCGGCTGTAAGGGCTGTTCGAAGGACTGCCCCTCGGAGGTGGACATGGCGAAGATGAAAGCCGAGGTGACCCACGAGTACCACCAGCGCAACGGGTCGAGCCTCCGCGACAGGGTGTTCGCCAACGTCGAGACCCTCTCGAAGCTCGGGAGCGCGTTCGCGCCCGTCTCGAACCTGGCGACGAAGCTCCCCGGATCGGGGTGGCTGATGGAAAAGACGCTCGGGATCGCCGCCGAGCGCTCGCTTCCCGCCTTCGCCTCTGAGTCGCTCGAGACCTGGTTCGAAAAGCGAGGGGGCGCGACGGTCCCCGCCGACGAGGCGGTCCGTCGGGCGCTGTTGTTCCCCGACACGTACACGAACTACAACCACCCCGAGGCGGGGAAAGCAGCGGTGCGGGCGCTCGAAGCCGCGGGGGTCCACGTCCGAATCCCCGACGGCGTCGCCGGCAGCGGACGACCGCCGCACTCGAAGGGCTTTCTCGACCGCGCCCGCGAAGACGCCGAACGGAACGTCGAGGTGCTCGCGCCGCTCGTCGGCGACGGCTGGGACGTCGTGGTCGTCGAGCCCTCCGACGCCGTGATGTTCCAGTCGGACTACCTCGACCTGCTCTCGGGGAGCGAGGTAGAAGCGGTCGCCGCGAACAGCTACGGTGTGATGGAGTACGTCGACACGTTCTCGCTCCTCGACGGGGTAGGAACCGTCGATCCGGGGGAGTCGCTGACCTACCACGGCCACTGTCACCAGAAGTCGACTAACAAGGACCACCACGCCGTCGGCGTCCTCCGCCGGGCCGGGTACGAGGTCGACCCGCTCGACTCCACGTGCTGTGGGATGGCTGGCTCGTTCGGCTACGAGGCCGAACACTACGCGATGTCGAAAGCCATCGCGTCGATCCTCTACGAGCAGGTCGACGCGAGCGCGGGCGAGACCGTCGTCGCGCCCGGTGCATCGTGTCGCTCGCAACTCGGCGACCACGAGGGGCGGGAGCCGCCACATCCGGTCGAGAAACTGGCGGCGGCGCTCGCGTGA
- a CDS encoding Nramp family divalent metal transporter, with amino-acid sequence MHTPDETHEETDEKTDEEYDVYASEVEGRQYRGTSYMPMPYDDLNDAPAATDYPDRGEGGGFKLLDLPRVPKLSHVVGPSAIMLGASLGSGETLFWPVLVAQGGWTLYWAFWIGVLTQFFVNTELQRWTLATGESIFRAFGRVHRLWPLFFLLAGFVSLGWPGWAASAAQIGAWAFGVADWKPFGVGLMLLIFVSYQLSPVMYNVVEGAQFVLVVTSVVGAVALAVVTGSIGQLTNLPAGALAVGTVPAGTDLAVFLGGLAFAGAGGYLNLSQSLWAREKGYGMGNYQGRLKNPLIGDDPEPVQRDGFVFQPTGQNLRRWRGWWRIVQLEHLLTFVVGLLVVATVLMTVAAEYASGTATTGIDMWLRVVFPQLSGVGAVLIPVVLFVALFTTEYAIVESFVRNSADIIYESHGRQAGWELPTIFLVTLTAFTLWGIAIILLPFEQPFFLLVVGAAMSGVMMWPYIALTLVINTARLPRHLQPGWLRIVAMWWATGFFGYFSTLLIGRTLARDFGVGVFETAPTILGSAPGGYVLWAGFLAVQTYTVIRTLQAKDRETELDDAEREAARGWLS; translated from the coding sequence ATGCACACACCTGACGAGACGCACGAAGAGACGGACGAGAAGACGGACGAGGAGTACGACGTCTACGCGTCCGAGGTCGAGGGACGGCAGTACCGCGGCACGTCGTACATGCCGATGCCGTACGACGACCTCAACGACGCCCCCGCCGCGACCGACTACCCCGACCGCGGCGAGGGCGGCGGGTTCAAACTGCTCGACCTCCCGCGCGTCCCGAAACTCAGTCACGTCGTCGGTCCCTCGGCGATCATGCTCGGTGCGAGCCTCGGGAGCGGTGAGACGCTCTTCTGGCCGGTGCTCGTCGCCCAGGGCGGGTGGACGCTGTACTGGGCGTTCTGGATCGGCGTCCTCACCCAGTTCTTCGTCAACACCGAACTCCAGCGGTGGACTCTGGCGACCGGCGAGAGCATCTTCCGTGCGTTCGGGCGCGTCCATCGCCTCTGGCCGCTGTTTTTCCTCCTGGCGGGGTTCGTGAGTCTCGGCTGGCCCGGGTGGGCCGCGAGCGCCGCCCAGATCGGGGCGTGGGCGTTCGGGGTCGCCGACTGGAAACCGTTCGGGGTCGGACTCATGCTGCTCATCTTCGTCTCGTACCAGCTCTCGCCCGTGATGTACAACGTCGTCGAGGGGGCGCAGTTCGTCCTCGTGGTGACGTCGGTCGTCGGTGCGGTCGCGCTCGCCGTCGTCACCGGCTCGATCGGACAGTTGACGAACCTCCCCGCGGGCGCGCTCGCCGTCGGCACCGTCCCCGCGGGAACCGACCTCGCGGTGTTCCTCGGCGGACTCGCGTTCGCGGGCGCGGGGGGCTACCTCAACCTCTCGCAGTCGCTGTGGGCCCGCGAGAAGGGGTACGGTATGGGCAACTACCAGGGGCGGCTGAAGAACCCGCTCATCGGTGACGACCCCGAACCCGTCCAGCGCGACGGCTTCGTCTTCCAGCCGACGGGGCAGAACCTCCGGCGCTGGCGCGGGTGGTGGCGGATCGTCCAGCTCGAACACCTCCTCACGTTCGTCGTCGGTCTGCTCGTCGTGGCCACGGTGTTGATGACGGTCGCCGCGGAGTACGCGTCGGGGACCGCCACGACCGGGATCGATATGTGGCTCCGGGTCGTCTTCCCCCAGCTGTCCGGAGTCGGGGCGGTCCTCATCCCGGTCGTCCTGTTCGTCGCGCTGTTCACCACGGAGTACGCCATCGTCGAGTCGTTCGTCCGCAACAGCGCCGACATCATCTACGAGAGCCACGGTCGACAGGCCGGCTGGGAGCTCCCGACCATCTTCCTCGTCACGCTTACCGCCTTTACCCTCTGGGGGATCGCGATCATCCTCCTCCCCTTCGAACAGCCGTTCTTCTTGCTCGTCGTCGGTGCCGCGATGTCGGGCGTGATGATGTGGCCCTACATCGCGCTCACGCTCGTCATCAACACTGCGCGTCTGCCCAGACACCTCCAGCCGGGGTGGCTCCGGATCGTGGCGATGTGGTGGGCGACGGGCTTCTTCGGCTACTTCAGCACGCTCCTCATCGGGCGGACGCTCGCCCGCGACTTCGGCGTCGGCGTCTTCGAGACGGCCCCGACGATCCTCGGGAGCGCGCCGGGCGGCTACGTGCTCTGGGCCGGTTTCCTGGCCGTCCAGACGTACACGGTGATCCGGACACTCCAGGCGAAAGACCGCGAGACAGAACTCGACGACGCCGAACGCGAGGCCGCCCGCGGGTGGCTCTCATGA
- a CDS encoding helix-turn-helix domain-containing protein: MSDAGDRDRNEHGQFADRIPPEEALSVFEAREDRARPLTAGDIADALDCSRRTAHNKLGELTERGLLRTRKVGARSRVWWTPLDASEDRDDVERRPAATDAAYDVELPGSGDILERRREALLAAYDYLSDHPEAKKADFLRDVYPDHSAEFESAEGWWNAIQPALREMPGVDPPKERGHIWHYLGG, translated from the coding sequence ATGTCCGACGCCGGCGACCGCGATCGCAACGAACACGGTCAGTTCGCCGACCGTATCCCGCCGGAGGAGGCGCTGTCCGTGTTCGAGGCGCGCGAGGACCGCGCGCGACCGCTGACGGCCGGCGACATCGCCGACGCGCTGGACTGCTCGCGGCGGACGGCCCACAACAAACTGGGCGAACTCACCGAACGCGGCCTGCTCCGCACCCGGAAGGTCGGCGCGCGCAGCCGCGTCTGGTGGACGCCGCTCGACGCGTCGGAGGACCGCGACGACGTGGAACGGCGCCCAGCCGCGACGGACGCGGCGTACGACGTCGAACTCCCGGGTTCGGGAGATATCCTCGAACGGCGGCGGGAGGCGTTGCTCGCGGCGTACGACTACCTGAGCGATCACCCCGAAGCAAAGAAGGCCGACTTCCTCCGCGACGTCTACCCCGACCACAGCGCGGAGTTCGAGTCCGCCGAGGGCTGGTGGAACGCGATCCAGCCCGCCCTGCGGGAGATGCCCGGCGTCGACCCGCCGAAGGAGCGGGGACATATCTGGCACTACCTCGGCGGCTGA
- a CDS encoding ABC transporter substrate-binding protein translates to MGPDARRAINTALEGEGGVNQAMGLGRTVEIAEQDTETKPQPAISGFKTLDSQGVPARVGPSSTVTPSLVDPAQSSGLAFVSPMMGTIQLDDVGGEYVWRTVPSDSIGAGCQAQYAYEEEGHRTMGLAYKDDKGSQSFSKASGE, encoded by the coding sequence ATCGGCCCCGACGCACGGCGAGCGATCAACACGGCCCTCGAAGGCGAAGGCGGCGTGAACCAGGCGATGGGGCTGGGCCGCACGGTCGAAATCGCCGAACAGGACACCGAAACCAAGCCGCAGCCGGCGATCAGCGGCTTCAAGACGCTCGACAGTCAGGGCGTCCCGGCGAGGGTCGGGCCGTCGAGCACCGTGACGCCGAGCCTGGTCGATCCGGCGCAGAGCTCCGGCCTGGCGTTCGTTTCGCCGATGATGGGTACCATCCAGCTCGACGACGTCGGTGGCGAGTACGTCTGGCGGACGGTCCCCTCGGACAGCATCGGGGCGGGCTGTCAGGCGCAGTACGCCTACGAGGAGGAGGGCCACCGCACGATGGGGCTGGCGTACAAGGACGACAAGGGGTCACAGAGTTTCTCGAAGGCGTCCGGGGAGTAG
- a CDS encoding ABC transporter permease subunit, with the protein MIRGHHVLGRGTGRVAATAASSTPTVVVGLIAATVLAAAVGVVIALTSVRLEGDYLAMVTLSSAEFIRLVITNESWLTSGAQGINQIPRPASGAFPMELGGVVVGYDLFYLGLSVALLGGCFAVFTRLSSSPFGRVLHGIREDDNVPRALGKRTPVFKLKSVGLGSGVAGLAGGLWAQFFFAILDFINIAYGEYMALGAFIAFGLNTQVGLPIIVSGVVAVAVMGPVAVALDRAVFQHFRNRSAILLLVVSIGLSFVLRNVIRVVWGSGSQRFDVPIEEAPTYLGIQILPDQVAIVFLSLAVLGLTFVLLRKTDIGVAMRAASDDTDLARIRGVDTERLVLYVWLVGGVIAAIAGVMLGLGSQLRPTMGFLTLIPIFAAVILGGIGDPVGAVVGGYAIGLLQEVSVVVIPSEYKPLVGLALLVVGLLTRPDGLFGEATR; encoded by the coding sequence GTGATCCGAGGTCATCACGTACTCGGCCGAGGAACTGGCCGAGTAGCGGCCACGGCGGCATCTTCGACGCCGACGGTCGTCGTCGGGCTGATCGCGGCGACCGTGCTGGCGGCCGCCGTGGGGGTGGTCATCGCGCTCACCAGCGTCCGGCTCGAAGGCGACTACCTCGCGATGGTGACGCTGAGTTCGGCCGAGTTCATTCGGCTCGTCATCACGAACGAGTCGTGGCTGACGAGCGGCGCACAGGGAATCAACCAGATCCCGCGGCCGGCGTCGGGGGCGTTCCCGATGGAACTCGGGGGCGTCGTCGTCGGCTACGACCTGTTCTACCTGGGCCTCTCGGTCGCCCTCCTCGGGGGCTGTTTCGCCGTCTTCACCCGGCTGTCGTCCAGCCCGTTCGGCCGGGTCCTCCACGGCATCCGCGAGGACGACAACGTCCCCCGGGCGCTCGGGAAGCGGACTCCCGTCTTCAAGCTCAAGTCGGTCGGCCTCGGGTCCGGCGTCGCCGGTCTCGCTGGGGGGCTCTGGGCGCAGTTCTTCTTCGCCATCCTCGACTTCATCAACATCGCCTACGGCGAGTACATGGCGCTGGGTGCGTTCATCGCCTTCGGGCTGAACACCCAGGTGGGCCTCCCCATCATCGTCTCCGGCGTCGTCGCCGTCGCGGTCATGGGGCCCGTCGCGGTCGCCCTGGACAGAGCCGTCTTCCAGCACTTCCGAAACCGGTCGGCGATCCTCCTCCTGGTCGTCTCCATCGGGCTCTCGTTCGTGCTGCGAAATGTCATCCGCGTCGTCTGGGGGAGCGGCTCCCAGCGGTTCGACGTCCCCATCGAGGAGGCACCCACGTACCTGGGGATCCAGATCCTCCCGGATCAGGTCGCGATCGTCTTCCTGAGCCTGGCGGTGCTCGGCCTCACGTTCGTCCTCCTGCGGAAGACCGACATCGGGGTCGCCATGCGCGCGGCCTCCGACGACACGGACCTCGCGCGCATCCGCGGCGTCGACACCGAGCGCCTGGTGCTGTACGTCTGGCTCGTCGGCGGCGTCATCGCCGCCATCGCGGGCGTGATGCTCGGGCTCGGCTCCCAGTTGCGGCCGACGATGGGCTTTCTCACGCTCATCCCCATCTTCGCGGCCGTCATCCTCGGCGGGATCGGCGACCCGGTCGGCGCGGTCGTCGGCGGGTACGCCATCGGCTTGCTCCAGGAGGTGAGCGTCGTCGTCATCCCGTCGGAGTACAAGCCGCTGGTCGGCCTCGCGCTGCTCGTGGTCGGCCTGCTGACGCGTCCGGACGGCCTGTTCGGGGAGGCGACGCGATGA
- a CDS encoding GIY-YIG nuclease family protein has product MSERASPGVVRYGPDDALGSVLDDPAVGGTYVVVFELARRTSVEVGALGTHELAAGDYAYMGSAFGPGGFGRAERHRRHLDEDDGTVHWHVDALTTLPETSFVAALLVPSRDVECAIARRLPSGPIDGFGSSDCDCRSHLSVETRDATERDLTALIGTIRSAVIDR; this is encoded by the coding sequence GTGAGCGAACGAGCTTCGCCGGGGGTCGTCCGGTACGGCCCCGACGACGCGCTCGGTTCGGTCCTCGACGACCCGGCCGTCGGCGGGACGTACGTCGTCGTCTTCGAACTCGCGAGACGAACGTCGGTCGAGGTCGGCGCGCTCGGCACCCACGAGCTAGCCGCCGGCGACTACGCCTACATGGGTAGCGCCTTCGGTCCCGGCGGGTTCGGCCGTGCCGAACGCCACCGCCGTCACCTCGACGAGGACGACGGGACCGTCCACTGGCACGTCGACGCGTTGACGACACTCCCCGAGACGTCGTTCGTCGCCGCCCTGCTCGTGCCCTCCCGGGACGTCGAGTGTGCGATCGCACGCCGACTGCCGTCCGGCCCGATCGACGGCTTCGGCTCGTCGGACTGCGACTGTCGGTCACACCTGTCAGTGGAGACACGAGACGCCACGGAACGAGACCTGACGGCTCTCATCGGCACGATTCGTTCCGCAGTAATCGACCGCTGA
- a CDS encoding DUF393 domain-containing protein → MSQYDAVLIYDGECPYCSVAAVALRRLRSIGSLSWYDDEAQRFLAAQFGETPFAMVLVDRRRERVYAGRSAAEELAERAGTPEIVGSLVRDRYDDIARLVGVASGRGRDPDDYHAIYPLAEDAAGLFDGLVAAAADGTAAQA, encoded by the coding sequence ATGTCACAGTACGACGCCGTCCTCATCTACGACGGCGAGTGTCCCTACTGTTCGGTCGCCGCCGTCGCGCTCCGTCGGCTCCGGTCGATCGGGTCACTCTCGTGGTACGACGACGAGGCACAGCGCTTCCTGGCCGCGCAGTTCGGCGAGACGCCCTTTGCGATGGTCCTCGTCGACAGACGGCGAGAACGGGTGTACGCCGGCCGGTCGGCCGCCGAGGAACTGGCCGAGCGCGCGGGGACACCCGAGATCGTCGGCTCGCTCGTCCGCGACCGCTACGACGACATCGCGCGGCTCGTGGGCGTGGCGAGCGGTCGCGGCCGCGACCCCGACGACTACCACGCGATCTACCCCCTCGCCGAGGACGCCGCGGGGCTGTTCGACGGGTTGGTCGCCGCCGCGGCCGACGGGACGGCCGCGCAGGCGTGA
- a CDS encoding DEAD/DEAH box helicase encodes MDELVEWLRDRPYYRGQLRDHRRVPGREPSFSSVDLEPRLASALSKGGIDRLYDHQARAVEAVRDGKNVVLATQTASGKSLAYTVPAFERAMDHGGRTLYLGPQNALIADQTETLSDLAHGLGFGSRVSVDQYTGRLSKREKRDVRDRRPTVILSNPDMVHYALLPHAGRLWEWFFSSLELVVVDEVHQYRGVFGSHVALVLRRLARACERFGSTPSFVCCSATIGNPVEHAARVTGQPEASYVLVDEDTSGTGPRHWLFWNPPEYEDEEGSGRRRSSHVETKNLLVDLVARGHQTLAFTRARQTAERYATESASALRERGEPDLAGKVAAYQAALTHDRRRDLESELHGGDLRGVWSTNALEVGVDVGGLDAVLLDGYPGTRMSTHQRAGRAGRGDDPALVVLVGGEDQLDQYLMAEPDDFFDGDPERAVTDPENDYLLADHVESAAAEGWLSPADEERFGERFPDVVADLTEAGRLERRTTPDGMRWIHAGDGSPQHEMSLRTISDREIDLLDARSNEVVASLPFEDALRDAHPGAIYHHQGTTYEVADLDLGRDVAELQRTWADYYTRVLHDKEITVERDHTSKPLSARPDTDVVFAEVTMRKRITGFERRDARRGATLGRESLDLPETTLRTKAFYFTVPLDVEGRMRDLGGDPEFNGGIHAAEHGMISLFPLQLLCDRADIGGLSTPYHPHTDRSTIFIYDGHPGGVGLTESGYDSVEELMRRTARLIEGCGCHDGCPACVQSPHCGNANEPLATEPAVLLLDALTD; translated from the coding sequence GTGGACGAACTCGTCGAGTGGCTGCGCGATCGGCCGTACTACCGGGGACAGCTCCGCGACCACCGCCGCGTCCCCGGTCGCGAGCCCTCCTTTTCGTCCGTCGACCTCGAACCGCGGCTGGCGTCGGCGCTCTCGAAGGGGGGGATCGACCGGCTGTACGACCACCAGGCGCGGGCCGTCGAGGCGGTCCGCGACGGAAAGAACGTCGTCCTCGCCACGCAGACCGCCTCAGGCAAGAGTCTCGCGTACACCGTGCCGGCGTTCGAGCGCGCGATGGACCACGGCGGTCGAACCCTCTATCTCGGCCCGCAGAACGCGCTCATCGCCGACCAGACGGAGACGCTGTCGGACCTCGCCCACGGGCTCGGCTTCGGCTCCCGCGTCTCGGTCGACCAGTACACGGGACGGCTCTCGAAGCGCGAGAAGCGCGACGTGCGCGACCGCCGCCCCACGGTCATCCTCTCGAACCCCGACATGGTCCACTACGCGCTGTTGCCCCACGCGGGCCGGCTGTGGGAGTGGTTCTTCTCCTCGCTGGAACTCGTGGTCGTCGACGAGGTCCACCAGTACCGCGGCGTCTTCGGCAGTCACGTCGCGCTCGTGCTCCGCCGACTGGCGCGGGCGTGCGAACGGTTCGGATCGACCCCGTCGTTCGTCTGCTGCTCGGCCACCATCGGCAACCCGGTCGAGCACGCCGCGCGGGTGACCGGCCAGCCCGAGGCGTCGTACGTCCTCGTCGACGAGGACACCTCCGGGACGGGCCCCCGCCACTGGCTGTTCTGGAACCCGCCGGAGTACGAGGACGAGGAGGGGAGCGGCCGTCGTCGCTCCTCACACGTCGAGACCAAGAACCTCCTCGTCGACCTCGTCGCCCGGGGCCACCAGACGCTCGCGTTCACCCGGGCGCGACAGACCGCCGAGCGCTACGCCACGGAGAGCGCGTCGGCCCTCAGGGAACGCGGCGAGCCCGACCTCGCCGGGAAGGTCGCGGCGTACCAGGCAGCGCTCACGCACGACCGTCGACGCGACCTCGAATCCGAGCTCCACGGCGGCGACCTCCGGGGAGTGTGGTCGACGAACGCGCTGGAGGTCGGCGTGGACGTCGGCGGACTCGACGCGGTGTTGCTCGATGGCTACCCCGGGACGCGGATGTCGACCCACCAGCGCGCCGGGCGGGCCGGGCGCGGCGACGACCCCGCGCTCGTCGTCCTCGTCGGCGGCGAGGACCAGCTCGATCAGTACCTCATGGCCGAGCCCGACGACTTCTTCGACGGCGACCCTGAGCGTGCCGTGACCGACCCCGAGAACGACTACCTCCTCGCCGATCACGTCGAAAGCGCCGCCGCGGAGGGGTGGCTGTCGCCCGCCGACGAGGAACGCTTCGGCGAGCGGTTTCCCGACGTCGTCGCCGACCTCACCGAGGCGGGCCGGCTGGAGCGCCGGACGACGCCCGACGGGATGCGGTGGATCCACGCGGGGGACGGCAGCCCCCAACACGAGATGAGCCTCCGCACCATCTCGGACCGGGAGATCGACCTGCTCGACGCGCGCTCGAACGAGGTCGTCGCCTCGCTCCCGTTCGAGGACGCCCTGCGGGACGCACACCCGGGGGCGATCTACCACCACCAGGGGACGACGTACGAGGTCGCCGACCTGGATCTCGGCCGCGACGTCGCCGAACTCCAGCGGACCTGGGCCGACTACTACACCCGGGTCCTCCACGACAAGGAGATCACCGTCGAACGGGATCACACGTCCAAGCCGCTCTCGGCGCGGCCCGACACCGACGTGGTTTTCGCCGAGGTGACGATGCGCAAGCGGATCACCGGCTTCGAGCGCCGGGACGCCCGGCGCGGGGCGACGCTGGGGCGGGAGTCGCTGGACCTCCCGGAGACGACGCTCCGGACCAAGGCGTTCTACTTCACCGTCCCGCTCGACGTCGAGGGGCGGATGCGCGACCTCGGGGGAGACCCAGAGTTCAACGGCGGCATCCACGCGGCCGAACACGGGATGATCTCGCTGTTCCCGCTCCAGTTGCTCTGTGATCGTGCGGATATCGGCGGGCTGTCGACGCCGTACCACCCACACACCGACCGGTCGACGATCTTCATCTACGACGGTCACCCCGGCGGCGTGGGGCTGACCGAGAGCGGCTACGACTCCGTCGAGGAACTGATGCGGCGGACGGCACGGCTCATCGAGGGGTGTGGCTGTCACGACGGCTGTCCGGCCTGCGTCCAGTCCCCACACTGCGGCAACGCGAACGAGCCGCTGGCGACGGAGCCGGCGGTGTTGCTCCTCGACGCGTTGACCGACTGA
- a CDS encoding methyl-accepting chemotaxis protein: MHATATDTGLEEIADAVETQAPDTEEVSSVVEETTALAEEMSASVQQISAGIDEQTRATDEIASTAVCLSDRSEVLHAAVDRFKVADDERAALGSGP, from the coding sequence GTGCACGCGACGGCGACCGACACCGGCCTTGAGGAGATCGCCGACGCCGTCGAAACGCAGGCGCCCGACACCGAAGAGGTGTCGTCCGTCGTCGAGGAGACGACCGCACTGGCCGAGGAAATGAGCGCGTCGGTCCAGCAGATCTCCGCCGGAATCGACGAGCAGACGCGGGCGACCGACGAGATCGCGTCGACGGCCGTCTGCCTCTCCGACCGGAGCGAGGTCCTCCACGCGGCGGTCGACCGATTCAAAGTCGCGGACGACGAGCGGGCGGCGCTCGGATCCGGGCCGTGA